The following is a genomic window from Fundidesulfovibrio putealis DSM 16056.
GCGCGCCGGGCCAGCTGGTCCGCCGTGGGCGTCATGCTGGGCGACGCAACCGCTCTCAGCTGCTCCCTTCTGGGCCTGGGGGCCTTCCTCCAGACCAGCGCGCATCTCTTCTCCATCCTCAAGTGGGCGGGCGCGCTCTACCTCATCTGGATGGGCGTCAAAATGATAAAGGGCGGGGGCAACACTGCCTCCCACCCTTCTCATTCGTCCGGCGCGGCCGACATCGACCCTATCGGAGCGTCCCCACCCTCCGCCGCCCGCCCGGCTTCGAACTCCCGCATGCGTATGGTTCTGCAGGCCTATGTGGTCACGGCCCTGAACCCGAAAACTCTCTTGTTCTTCGTGGCCTTCGTGCCCCAGTTCATCACGCCGGGGCCGGACGTGCACACGCAGATGCTCATCATCCTGGCCACCTTCGTGGGGCTGGCCTTCCTGAACGTGCTGGCCTATGCCGCGCTGGCCGGATCAGCCCGCCGCGCCGCGCGCGACCCTGGCGTGCTGCGCGCCTTCAACCGCCTGGGCGGCTGCACCTTCATCGGCGCCGGACTCTGGACAGCAGCCCGCGAGGCTAGCTGACGCCCCCGCCAGCAGCATACATGCCCGACGGCTTGAGCCGTCCCTCCAGGAGCGCCAGAACCGCCTCGTCCGGCTCCATGGGGCGGTCCACCACGTAGGGGGTGATGCCGCGCGCCCGCAGCGCTTCGGCGCTGCCGGGGCCGATGCCCTTGCAGACCACGCTGTCGCAATCTTGCAGCTTGTGCAGATTGGCGGCGTTCAGGCCGTCCGGGCCGAGCGGCCTGCTGTTTCTGGCCACGATGCGCCCGGCCTCGGCCTCGGCCAGGTAGAGCAGGGTGCTCTTGCCGAAATAGCCCGACATGGACCCGGACTCGTCGCAGGTAACGGCGATGCGCATGGTGTCGACCTCCCGCTGGAGGCCCGCCGCATGTCGCAGCGTCGTCCTCCAGATGATTTCCTCGCTCCGTGCGGGGCAGGGTGCATAGTCCCCGCCCCGCGCGTGAGCGCCGAAGCGCTAGGCAGGCTTCTTGGTGCGGCAGCAGGTGTGCCCTTCCGGCTTGGCCTGGGTCAGGCATTCGCCACCCTTTGCGTGGCCGTGCCCCTTGCCACCGCAGCCGCAGGAACCTTCAGCCGCCACGGTCTCGTTCGTTTTGGCCGCGTGGCCCTTGCCGCCGCAACAGGTGTGTCCGGTTTGATCGCTCATTTCGTAATTCCCTCCGTCGATTGTAAGAGTCATGCCCCGCACCAGCGCCGTGGCCACCTTGGCGCGCCCCTCTTGCAGCACGCGCCCGAACGTGGCCCGCGATACGCCCATCTGCTGCGCGGCGGCCTCGTGATACAGGCCCTCCATGTCGCTTAGGCGCATGGCCTCCAGTTCTTCCAGAGCCAGCACGACCTGTCCGGCCCCGGGTGAGCCGGAGGCGGCGGCCCCGCAGGGTCTGCCCGTAGGATGGAAGGCCCGGCAGACGGGCTCGCCGTAAATGCGGCAACAGCGTTTGGGACGTGACATGATCTCTCCGTGGGGAGGATAATGAGCATATGTTCAAAATAAGTCAACCGGCGCGCATCAAAAAAGCGGACGCCGGCATCTGAACCAGGCGTCCGCTCCATGCGGTCATACGTTTTGCTGCCTACTTCCTGACGGAGGTGACGATGGCCTTGTCCAGGCCCTCGTACGACTCCAGTATCTCGCGCCGCGCGGCGTGAAGGGCGGTTTGGCGCTGGTCGAACTCGGCCCGGGGGTAGAGCTTCTCCGGGTGCATGAGGATGGAATCAACGCCGGGGATGACGCGCGGCACCATGAGGCCGGTGGCCTCGCTGATCTCCCAGTCCTGCAGGCCGCCGCGCACGATGGTCTCCAGGATGTTCACGGTGTCGTTCAGGGTGATCTTGCGGGCGTGTTCGCCCTCGCCGACGCTTCCGGTGTTCAGGAGGTAGCAGTTGATGTGCGGGTTCCACTTGAGGATCTCGTGGAACAGGTGGGCGTGCTCCACGCGGTCGCCCGCCAGGAAGGGGTCGTAGAAGAAGACGTTCTTGATCTTGCCCGCCTGGGTGGGGTCTCCCGCCGAGGACTCCATGGACTGCCCAAGCACCATGAAGGCCGTGGCCTGCCAGGGCGAGAGCTTGGCCACCGCCGGGATGGTGGGGCCGCGCGTGATGATGAACAGGTTGTCCACCGTGTCGGCTGTGATGTTGCGGTGGGCGTGCATGAAGTCGCGCCGCTCGATCACCGCGCGTCCGTTGGAGGTGCGCTCGATGTTGAAGAAGTCCATGGCCCCGGACTCGTCCACGTGGACGTTCTCCAGGTAGGTGTCGGGCTTGAGCGCGCCGTAATAGGTCTCGATCTGCTCGCTGGGGGTCAGGCCGTCGGTCTTGGCGTAGATGCCGCCCTGCTCGAAGCCGTGGAAAGTGCCGTCGCGCTTGAGGATGCCGCCGTCGTCCTGGATCAGCCAGGACTCCTCGCCGATGGTGTTGGCCAGCACCCGGCAGGTGAGCGAGGTCTTGCCGTTGGCCGACAGGGCCACGAACAGCGAGGTCTGCGTCTCCAGGCCGCCGTGGGCCATCTCCAGGCAGTCGCGGCGGCAGCCCGCGTGCAGGAAGATGCCGTCGCGCTCCATCTTGGCGCGCCAGTCCTCGCCCGCGAAGATACCCTTTTTCCACTCGCCCAGGTAGCTGGAGTTGCGCACGATCTTTATCATCCGACCGTCGTCGGAATGAACGAGCCTGATAGTGATGTCTTTTTCGGGCAGGGGCTTTGCGGCGTTGCCTTCCCAGGCCTCGTCGTGGAAGAAGATGACCTGGTAGGTGGGGTCGGTGACGTTGTTTATGCGCGGGCCGAAGAGCTTGGCCCCGCCGTAGGCGATGTGCGCGAAGCGGCGCGGAACGATCAGGCGCGCCGTGATGGGCCTGTCGCCGCCGCGAATCTGCACGTCCAGGCAGATGAGCTGGTGCTGGCTGAGCGCCTTCTTGGCCTGGGCGAGCAGAGCGAACTCGGCCTGGCCGAAGGGGGCGTCGATGCTGTTTCTGGTGAAGGGTTTGGCCCTGGACATGGGCTCGGTGAAGGCGACGACGTTGCCGTAGGTGGTCTCCTGTACGTCCGGCTCCTCCAGGCAGATGCGCTTGAGACGCTCGGGGCCGGGGTTCTGGATGACGCGTTCCTCATCCACCGCCTGGGCATAGATTCCCCGGACAGCGATATCGAATTCCTCGAAAATTGGCATAGAAAAGCCTCGTTGGGTTGGTTTGGGCGCACATGGCTTGTACCCCAATTCACGAGGCTATGCCAAGGGCAAAGGAGAGTTGCATTTGTGACGCGGCTGGCATAGTCGGGAAAAACAACGGTTTATGAAGGGTGTTCCGGGAGGGGCTCATGTTGATCGTAACCGGTGGGGCAGGGTTTCTGGGCAGCGCGGTCCTTTGGAAGCTCAACGAGATGGGCCGGGAGGACATTTTAGTGGTGGATAACCTGTCCATCAGTGAAAAATGGCGCAATCTGGTGAACCGCCGCTATGTGGATTATGTCAATAAATCCGAGTTTCTGAGTAGGATTCAAGGCGGCGGCAACATCTTCGGAGCTACCGCCGTGGTGCACCTGGGGGCCTGCTCCTCCACCACTGAGCGCGACGCGGACTACCTCTACGCCAACAACACCCGCTTCAGCATCGAACTCTGCCGGTTCTGCCAGGAGCACGGCCTGCGCATGGTGAACGCCTCCAGCGCGGCCACCTACGGCGACGGCTCCCAGGGCTTCGAGGACGGGGCCGAGAGCCTGGACGACCTGAAGCCCATGAACATGTACGGCTATTCCAAGCACCTCTTCGATTTGGCCGCCCGGCGCGAGGGGTGGCTGGACAACGTGGCCAGCCTGAAATTCTTCAATGTTTACGGGCCGAACGAATACCACAAGGGCGATATGATGAGCGTGGCCTGCAAGGCTTTCACGCAGATCAGGCAGGGTGGGACGGTGAAGCTGTTTAAGTCCCACCGCGAGGGCGTGGAGGACGGCGGGCAGCTGCGCGATTTCGTCTACGTCAAGGACTGCGCAGATGTGGTCTGGTGGCTGTTGGAGAACCCGCACGTGGGCGGGGTATTCAACGTGGGGTCGGGCAAGGCCAGGAGCTTCAAGGGCCTGGTGCGGGCCGTGTTCTCGGCTATGGAACTGCCCGAGAGCATTGACTATGTCGATATGCCCGAGGCTATCCGGGAAACCTACCAGTACTACACGCAAGCGCCGATGGCGCGCCTGCGCGGCGCCGGGTACGACGGGGAGTTCACCTCGCTGGAGGACGGCGTCAGGGATTATGTGGCGCGGTATCTCTCGGCTGGGGATAGGTATTTGTAGCCTGCGCGATCATGGCGCGATGGCCTCATGATCGCGTTTCGCCGGGCACCAGCCGCAGGGCGGGGCGGTCAGGCGCGCTGATGCGTCCTGGACCGGCAACTAGCCGTCAACTGGCGGCTAGACCTTACTTCCTCCGCTTGAACAGCTTCTCCAGGTCCTTCTTGTCCCAATTCACCACCACCGGCCTGCCGTGGGGGCAGTAGTCCCGGTCTTTCGTGGTGCTCCAGGCCTCCAGCAGGGCCAGCGCTTCGTCTTCGGCCAGGGCGTCGCCCGCCTTGATGGCCGCCTTGCAACTCATCACAGCCCACAGATCGGCCATGCTTCCCGCCTGTCCGGTCACGGCCTCCCTCAAAAACTCCTTGGCCTGTCCGGTGGTCAGAAGCGGCGGAATCCCCCTT
Proteins encoded in this region:
- a CDS encoding DUF134 domain-containing protein — its product is MSRPKRCCRIYGEPVCRAFHPTGRPCGAAASGSPGAGQVVLALEELEAMRLSDMEGLYHEAAAQQMGVSRATFGRVLQEGRAKVATALVRGMTLTIDGGNYEMSDQTGHTCCGGKGHAAKTNETVAAEGSCGCGGKGHGHAKGGECLTQAKPEGHTCCRTKKPA
- a CDS encoding LysE family translocator, coding for MPLDTYLAFVAASSLLLIIPGPTVMLVVGFALSYGARRASWSAVGVMLGDATALSCSLLGLGAFLQTSAHLFSILKWAGALYLIWMGVKMIKGGGNTASHPSHSSGAADIDPIGASPPSAARPASNSRMRMVLQAYVVTALNPKTLLFFVAFVPQFITPGPDVHTQMLIILATFVGLAFLNVLAYAALAGSARRAARDPGVLRAFNRLGGCTFIGAGLWTAAREAS
- the rfaD gene encoding ADP-glyceromanno-heptose 6-epimerase — encoded protein: MLIVTGGAGFLGSAVLWKLNEMGREDILVVDNLSISEKWRNLVNRRYVDYVNKSEFLSRIQGGGNIFGATAVVHLGACSSTTERDADYLYANNTRFSIELCRFCQEHGLRMVNASSAATYGDGSQGFEDGAESLDDLKPMNMYGYSKHLFDLAARREGWLDNVASLKFFNVYGPNEYHKGDMMSVACKAFTQIRQGGTVKLFKSHREGVEDGGQLRDFVYVKDCADVVWWLLENPHVGGVFNVGSGKARSFKGLVRAVFSAMELPESIDYVDMPEAIRETYQYYTQAPMARLRGAGYDGEFTSLEDGVRDYVARYLSAGDRYL
- a CDS encoding NifB/NifX family molybdenum-iron cluster-binding protein; this translates as MRIAVTCDESGSMSGYFGKSTLLYLAEAEAGRIVARNSRPLGPDGLNAANLHKLQDCDSVVCKGIGPGSAEALRARGITPYVVDRPMEPDEAVLALLEGRLKPSGMYAAGGGVS
- a CDS encoding phosphoenolpyruvate carboxykinase, whose protein sequence is MPIFEEFDIAVRGIYAQAVDEERVIQNPGPERLKRICLEEPDVQETTYGNVVAFTEPMSRAKPFTRNSIDAPFGQAEFALLAQAKKALSQHQLICLDVQIRGGDRPITARLIVPRRFAHIAYGGAKLFGPRINNVTDPTYQVIFFHDEAWEGNAAKPLPEKDITIRLVHSDDGRMIKIVRNSSYLGEWKKGIFAGEDWRAKMERDGIFLHAGCRRDCLEMAHGGLETQTSLFVALSANGKTSLTCRVLANTIGEESWLIQDDGGILKRDGTFHGFEQGGIYAKTDGLTPSEQIETYYGALKPDTYLENVHVDESGAMDFFNIERTSNGRAVIERRDFMHAHRNITADTVDNLFIITRGPTIPAVAKLSPWQATAFMVLGQSMESSAGDPTQAGKIKNVFFYDPFLAGDRVEHAHLFHEILKWNPHINCYLLNTGSVGEGEHARKITLNDTVNILETIVRGGLQDWEISEATGLMVPRVIPGVDSILMHPEKLYPRAEFDQRQTALHAARREILESYEGLDKAIVTSVRK